One Clostridium estertheticum DNA segment encodes these proteins:
- the gatD gene encoding Glu-tRNA(Gln) amidotransferase subunit GatD, with amino-acid sequence MSDILKGYKGKALEVLKNFNMRIWSEAAIITTRGDFKGVLLPRSENDDDVHIVIKLATGYNIGIAVDTIQDMKEYNFKEIQYKIPEREFPTAKNKHNIKLLGTGGTIASRLDYRTGAVIPAFSPGELYGAVPELADICNLSTEKLFAVFSENMGPFEYKVLAEAIGEEIKKGTHGIMIGHGTDTMSHTAAALSFMVQNSPIPIVMVGSQRSSDRPSSDATLNLIHAAKTATDSDIAEVMVCMFGPTSDEYGLLHRGTRVRKMHSSYRSTFRTIGDIPLAMVDRQKITPLRQDYNHRRNDRNVIINPVFEERVSLLYYYPNMNPDIIDAMVNLGYKGIVIAGTGLGHVNKLLYPAIKRAVLKGVAIYMTVQTLWGYVNMFVYDTGRDLMTMGMIPSENMLPEVAYIKLGWALGQTSDLGKVKDIMLTPICSEITEREPYNGYLIYQGGIPEVEEFIKKFHK; translated from the coding sequence ATGAGTGATATCTTAAAAGGCTACAAGGGCAAAGCACTAGAAGTTCTAAAAAACTTCAACATGCGCATCTGGAGCGAAGCTGCAATAATAACTACAAGAGGTGATTTTAAAGGGGTTTTACTTCCTCGCTCTGAAAATGATGATGATGTTCACATAGTAATAAAGCTTGCCACTGGCTATAACATAGGAATAGCAGTGGATACGATACAAGATATGAAAGAATATAATTTCAAGGAAATACAATATAAAATTCCAGAAAGGGAGTTCCCAACCGCAAAGAACAAGCATAATATCAAGCTGCTAGGCACTGGAGGCACTATTGCCTCACGTCTTGATTACCGAACCGGAGCAGTTATTCCAGCATTTTCTCCTGGTGAATTGTATGGAGCGGTTCCTGAACTTGCAGATATTTGTAACCTAAGCACTGAGAAACTTTTCGCAGTTTTCTCTGAAAATATGGGACCATTTGAGTATAAGGTATTAGCTGAAGCTATTGGTGAGGAAATCAAAAAGGGTACTCATGGAATTATGATTGGTCATGGAACTGATACTATGAGTCATACAGCAGCGGCTCTATCATTTATGGTACAAAACTCACCAATTCCAATTGTCATGGTAGGTTCTCAACGTTCTTCGGATAGACCTTCTTCAGATGCCACCCTAAACCTAATTCATGCTGCTAAAACTGCTACAGATTCGGATATTGCTGAGGTGATGGTATGTATGTTTGGACCAACATCTGATGAATATGGATTGTTACACCGTGGTACAAGGGTTCGTAAAATGCACTCTTCCTACCGTTCCACTTTCCGTACCATTGGAGACATTCCACTGGCAATGGTAGATAGACAAAAAATAACTCCCCTGAGGCAAGATTACAATCACCGTCGAAATGACAGAAACGTAATTATAAATCCCGTATTTGAGGAGCGAGTATCCCTTTTGTACTATTATCCCAACATGAACCCTGATATAATCGATGCCATGGTTAATCTTGGTTATAAAGGAATTGTTATTGCTGGCACTGGTCTTGGGCATGTAAATAAACTGTTATATCCGGCTATAAAGCGCGCTGTACTAAAGGGAGTTGCCATTTATATGACAGTGCAGACATTGTGGGGATATGTAAACATGTTCGTGTATGATACCGGGCGGGATTTAATGACCATGGGAATGATACCTTCAGAAAATATGCTACCAGAAGTGGCCTACATAAAACTAGGGTGGGCACTTGGACAAACTTCTGACTTGGGTAAAGTTAAGGACATTATGCTAACACCTATTTGTAGTGAGATTACGGAGCGAGAGCCTTATAACGGATATCTAATCTACCAAGGAGGCATTCCTGAGGTAGAGGAATTTATTAAAAAATTTCATAAATAG
- a CDS encoding lmo0937 family membrane protein yields MGFLRWIGGIVVFFWALGLIFRIGGSMIHLLLIVAAIVFIVDLFLGKRRTS; encoded by the coding sequence ATGGGATTTTTACGTTGGATAGGCGGAATAGTAGTATTCTTTTGGGCTCTAGGCCTTATATTTAGAATTGGTGGCAGTATGATTCATCTGCTACTTATAGTAGCTGCAATAGTTTTTATCGTGGATCTGTTTCTCGGAAAAAGAAGAACTTCATAA
- a CDS encoding lmo0937 family membrane protein, with product MGFLRWIGGIVVLFWVLGLIFRIGGGLIHTLLVVAAIVFIVDMISGKRIR from the coding sequence ATGGGGTTTTTACGCTGGATAGGTGGAATAGTAGTATTATTTTGGGTTTTAGGGCTTATATTTAGGATTGGTGGCGGATTGATTCACACTTTACTTGTAGTCGCTGCAATAGTGTTTATTGTAGATATGATTTCAGGAAAAAGAATAAGATAG
- a CDS encoding TRM11 family SAM-dependent methyltransferase: MFQLVQKDNNYLYTTNYSKDEESLCKMEIKCLFNKPLHEKHLFSDIYVDLSRSPFIKKCISIMYIGQTMKQIIDQIVMDKLASVNYKVTYINATDEIMGFHEGRSIEFEIGFNILGEAEMKNPEITFGITKVDNKWIFGECESNASDWLFHNKKPFSYSNALKVNVCRALVNIAVGNNLDCSVVDPCCGIGTVLIEAISIGINIKGYEINPYIGKNAKANLRYFGYEDVITIGDMNDIQNKFNVAIVDLPYGIFTQITAEEQLAIMESTRRIADRMVIITFDDMEQQITSVGFKIDERCTVSKGTFTRHIYVCS; this comes from the coding sequence ATGTTTCAGCTAGTACAAAAGGATAACAATTACTTATATACAACAAATTATTCCAAAGATGAAGAAAGTCTATGTAAAATGGAAATAAAATGTCTTTTTAATAAACCACTCCATGAAAAACACTTATTTTCTGATATCTACGTGGATCTCTCTAGAAGTCCTTTTATAAAAAAGTGCATTTCCATAATGTATATTGGACAAACAATGAAGCAAATTATTGATCAAATTGTTATGGACAAACTGGCTAGTGTAAATTATAAGGTTACTTATATCAATGCCACTGATGAAATCATGGGCTTTCATGAAGGACGTAGCATTGAATTTGAAATAGGCTTTAATATACTGGGAGAAGCTGAAATGAAAAATCCTGAAATAACTTTTGGTATCACAAAAGTAGATAATAAATGGATATTTGGTGAATGTGAAAGCAATGCCTCTGATTGGTTATTTCATAATAAAAAGCCTTTTTCTTATTCTAATGCTCTAAAGGTGAATGTTTGTAGGGCCCTTGTTAATATAGCTGTAGGTAATAATCTAGATTGTAGTGTTGTCGATCCTTGTTGTGGCATTGGAACAGTACTAATTGAAGCTATCTCAATTGGAATTAATATTAAAGGTTATGAAATAAACCCATACATAGGTAAAAATGCCAAGGCAAACCTTCGGTATTTTGGATATGAAGATGTAATAACTATCGGTGACATGAATGACATCCAAAATAAATTTAATGTGGCCATCGTTGATCTTCCCTATGGCATATTTACTCAAATTACCGCAGAGGAGCAGTTAGCTATTATGGAAAGTACCCGTCGAATAGCAGATAGAATGGTAATCATTACTTTTGATGATATGGAGCAGCAAATAACCTCTGTGGGGTTTAAAATAGATGAAAGATGCACTGTGTCAAAAGGAACCTTTACAAGACATATATACGTATGCAGTTAA
- a CDS encoding alpha/beta hydrolase: MVKTLIFILILIIIAIIIVGWHFSSIIISPKVAKYNYTYDYEIEKGKIEVEGFNNLEKQEVYLDSNYGYKIHGFFFPNKDSKKTIILCHGITWSLYGSVKYMDMFLKRGFSVFIYDHRNHGLSGGKNTSYGYYEKFDLKKCTDWIFDKLGKDIIVGLLGESMGAGIALQNIAIDPRISFCIDDCGYSDAQDLFKHRLEKDYNIKKLPLVKLASKISKIRVGWEFKDVSPITTLPEVEIPILFIHGEEDDYVPTFMCNQMYAVKKGYKEIYIAPSTGHAEAYWKNKDEYEKKVDGFLKAINII; this comes from the coding sequence ATGGTAAAAACACTGATTTTTATATTAATTTTAATTATTATTGCTATTATTATAGTAGGTTGGCACTTTTCTAGTATTATTATATCTCCTAAAGTTGCAAAATATAATTATACCTACGATTATGAAATAGAAAAAGGTAAAATAGAAGTAGAGGGATTTAATAACTTGGAAAAACAAGAAGTATATCTAGATTCAAATTATGGTTATAAAATTCATGGTTTCTTCTTTCCAAATAAAGATTCAAAAAAAACTATAATTTTATGTCATGGAATAACTTGGAGTTTATATGGTTCTGTAAAATACATGGATATGTTTTTAAAAAGAGGCTTTTCTGTTTTTATTTATGATCATAGAAATCATGGCTTAAGTGGTGGGAAAAATACTTCCTATGGTTATTACGAAAAGTTTGATTTGAAAAAATGCACAGATTGGATATTTGATAAATTAGGAAAGGATATTATAGTTGGTTTGCTTGGCGAGTCTATGGGCGCTGGTATAGCTCTTCAAAATATTGCAATAGACCCGCGAATTAGCTTTTGTATAGATGACTGTGGATACTCTGATGCACAAGATTTGTTTAAACATAGATTAGAAAAAGATTATAATATAAAAAAGCTTCCTTTAGTAAAATTAGCAAGTAAAATAAGTAAAATTAGAGTTGGATGGGAATTCAAAGATGTTTCACCTATAACTACTCTACCTGAAGTAGAAATTCCAATATTGTTTATTCATGGTGAAGAAGATGATTATGTGCCTACTTTTATGTGTAATCAAATGTACGCAGTAAAGAAGGGCTATAAAGAAATATATATTGCACCCAGTACCGGTCACGCGGAAGCATATTGGAAGAACAAAGATGAATATGAAAAAAAAGTTGATGGGTTTTTAAAAGCTATAAACATAATCTAG
- the pulA gene encoding type I pullulanase — MNFKIGTNKSKTLSIFLAAVLVITELLLLMPSVQTFAQNGKTKIIVHYAKTTASDLKWNMWMWPDKKDGSKFEFNGKDEFGQICETNFDGDLNKVGFIVRTDEGEKDTVDDRFIQQFNNRVGEVWLKGGDPKVYYSLAEANSVDTKLPVIPVTAIEKPGEFTVAKIDDMNSISIETNVAFPFTSQGNEGITVKSDGENLTIKKVTSDQVTMGTTTVAKIELSENVNLSKKFTVSKLGFPDKEVVFGDVMKSAGFEKLFYYEGNDLGNTYSKSKTSFRVWAPTATEVKLVTYEKWNDKSGIDSSMKKGEKGTWTLDLNGDQKNVFYTYKVNIGGVWTEAVDPYARSVAANGDKGAVIDLKGTNPETWNPGEKPNFTNLNDAIIYELHVRDFSIDKNSGMENKGKYLAFTEKGTKGTDGKRTGVDYIKDLGVTHVELMPIFDYASVDETSTKAQYNWGYDPKNYNAPEGSYSTDPYNPVARVRELKQAVQSLHDNGLRVNMDVVYNHMYSSNDSNFNKLVPGYYFRYDKDGAVSNESGCGNTIASENVMARKFIVDSVMYWAKEYNLDGFRFDLMGLLDIKTMNEIRKKLSSLDPSILIIGEGWDMGTTLLNDAKATQKNASKMPEISLFNDTIRDGIKGSVFDAKAKGFVNGNAYGEADIKRGIVGGIDYSSFIKTWGKIAPLQSVTYAEAHDNNTLWDKLLLTNPKDSNEIRLKMHKMADSIVLTSQGIPFFQAGQEFLRTKGGNNNSYKSNDTVNKLDWTLKSKNVDTVNYFKGLIKLRKEHPAFRMTSAEMIKQNLKFLAAPENVVAYEIAHNANMDTWSDIVVAFNANREDITIKLSKKSTWNIVVNGEKSGVKTIKQFKGDLLVVPALSSIIIYNASENIFTSLPFWIYTILALCGVTYIILFLKGRKKA; from the coding sequence ATGAACTTCAAGATAGGGACGAACAAAAGTAAGACACTTAGCATTTTTCTTGCGGCAGTTTTAGTTATTACAGAATTGCTTTTATTAATGCCCAGTGTTCAAACTTTTGCCCAAAATGGCAAAACAAAGATAATTGTCCATTATGCTAAAACCACAGCCAGTGATTTAAAATGGAACATGTGGATGTGGCCCGATAAAAAAGATGGAAGTAAGTTTGAATTTAATGGCAAGGACGAATTTGGTCAGATCTGTGAAACTAACTTTGATGGAGATCTTAATAAAGTAGGATTTATTGTGCGCACGGATGAAGGGGAAAAAGACACTGTTGATGATAGATTTATACAGCAATTTAATAATAGGGTTGGAGAAGTTTGGCTTAAAGGAGGGGACCCTAAAGTATATTATTCTCTAGCCGAAGCTAATTCAGTAGATACCAAATTGCCAGTAATTCCTGTAACTGCAATAGAGAAACCAGGTGAATTTACAGTTGCAAAAATAGATGACATGAATAGCATAAGCATAGAAACAAACGTAGCATTTCCATTTACATCACAAGGGAATGAGGGAATTACAGTTAAGTCAGATGGAGAAAATTTAACTATAAAAAAAGTAACAAGTGATCAAGTAACAATGGGTACTACAACAGTTGCCAAAATAGAGCTTAGTGAAAATGTGAACCTAAGTAAAAAATTTACAGTCTCAAAGTTAGGCTTCCCGGATAAGGAAGTGGTGTTTGGAGATGTAATGAAAAGTGCAGGTTTCGAAAAATTGTTTTATTATGAAGGAAATGATTTAGGCAATACTTATTCCAAAAGTAAAACAAGCTTTAGGGTATGGGCGCCAACAGCAACTGAGGTAAAGCTTGTAACCTATGAAAAGTGGAATGATAAAAGCGGAATTGACTCTAGTATGAAAAAAGGTGAAAAGGGAACTTGGACTCTTGACTTAAATGGAGATCAAAAGAATGTTTTTTATACATATAAAGTTAATATTGGGGGCGTTTGGACAGAAGCTGTGGATCCTTATGCTCGTTCTGTGGCTGCAAACGGAGACAAAGGTGCGGTTATAGACTTAAAGGGAACAAATCCTGAAACATGGAATCCAGGTGAAAAGCCTAATTTTACAAATTTAAATGATGCTATTATATACGAATTACACGTTAGAGACTTTTCTATAGACAAAAACAGTGGCATGGAAAACAAAGGAAAATATTTGGCTTTTACTGAAAAAGGAACAAAAGGAACTGATGGTAAGCGGACAGGTGTTGATTATATAAAGGATTTAGGAGTGACACATGTGGAACTTATGCCAATATTTGATTACGCTAGTGTGGATGAAACGTCAACTAAGGCACAATATAACTGGGGCTATGATCCTAAAAACTACAATGCGCCTGAAGGAAGTTATTCAACTGACCCATACAATCCGGTTGCGAGGGTTAGAGAATTAAAACAAGCAGTACAATCTCTTCACGACAATGGATTAAGGGTAAATATGGACGTAGTTTATAATCATATGTATAGTAGCAATGATTCTAATTTTAATAAATTAGTACCTGGGTATTACTTTAGATACGATAAAGATGGTGCGGTTTCAAATGAGAGTGGTTGTGGAAATACCATTGCTTCAGAAAATGTAATGGCAAGGAAATTCATTGTGGATTCTGTGATGTATTGGGCAAAAGAATATAATTTAGATGGATTTAGATTTGACCTTATGGGCCTACTTGATATAAAGACAATGAATGAAATCAGGAAAAAACTAAGCAGTTTAGATCCATCAATTCTCATTATTGGAGAAGGATGGGATATGGGTACCACTCTTTTAAACGATGCAAAAGCAACACAAAAAAATGCCAGTAAAATGCCTGAAATATCACTTTTCAACGATACTATAAGAGATGGCATAAAAGGTAGTGTATTCGATGCAAAGGCCAAGGGTTTTGTGAATGGTAATGCTTATGGAGAGGCAGATATTAAAAGAGGAATAGTTGGAGGAATTGATTATTCGAGTTTTATAAAAACCTGGGGAAAGATTGCCCCGCTTCAATCTGTAACTTATGCCGAGGCTCACGATAATAATACATTATGGGATAAACTACTTTTAACAAACCCAAAGGATAGTAATGAAATAAGATTAAAGATGCACAAAATGGCAGATTCTATTGTGCTTACGTCACAAGGTATTCCCTTCTTTCAAGCGGGACAGGAGTTTTTAAGAACAAAAGGTGGAAATAATAACTCATATAAGTCTAATGATACTGTAAATAAGCTAGATTGGACACTAAAATCTAAAAACGTTGACACAGTTAATTATTTCAAAGGTTTGATAAAGTTAAGAAAGGAACATCCTGCTTTCAGAATGACTTCAGCGGAAATGATTAAACAAAATTTAAAATTTTTAGCAGCTCCAGAAAACGTGGTAGCATATGAAATAGCTCACAATGCTAATATGGATACTTGGTCTGACATCGTAGTAGCTTTTAATGCAAATAGAGAAGATATAACCATTAAATTATCTAAGAAAAGCACGTGGAATATTGTAGTAAATGGAGAAAAATCAGGTGTTAAAACTATAAAACAATTTAAGGGTGATTTATTAGTAGTACCTGCACTCAGTTCAATTATAATTTATAATGCATCTGAGAATATATTTACATCCTTACCCTTTTGGATTTATACTATACTTGCATTATGTGGAGTTACTTACATAATATTGTTTTTAAAGGGTAGAAAGAAAGCTTAG
- a CDS encoding MATE family efflux transporter, which produces MDMKERKNLILQGSMYKVIITLAAPIMISNLIQTLYSLIDGIWVSKLGSIQFAAVSFVWPVMFLFISIGIGLFIAGTSILSQFIGAAKYDKASQYSSQLIAIAVVCAICFSFVGYLMSPVIINVMGAKGDLAHYSEIFLRITFLDMPFTFLFFCFNAIMSSQGNTLTPTILSSISVIINAILDPIFIFKFNMGIAGAPIATITSKALLAGAGLYILHKSTSKIKPSFKNFNFDKKILNKLFKVAIPSAIGQTGSALGFIILNGFIVSYGTSTLAAFGMVNRITSLIMQPAMGIGASLTAIVGQNLGSGQLERVKEAFVKALKLTISISILGCIVLIWQDKPVVNFFIRSKDDNRVISEAIVYLIYISFSMPLMGIFSVFQGIFQGSGHTKYSMNMEISRLWFVRLPMILLFKYFTTVGSTGIWISMSSSNLIICLYGYYLYSKGGWQEAIIRTND; this is translated from the coding sequence ATGGACATGAAGGAAAGAAAGAATCTTATACTACAAGGTTCAATGTACAAGGTAATAATAACCTTGGCAGCACCAATAATGATTAGTAATTTAATACAGACTTTATATAGTTTAATTGATGGAATTTGGGTAAGTAAATTAGGTTCAATACAATTTGCAGCTGTATCCTTTGTGTGGCCAGTTATGTTCCTATTTATATCTATAGGAATTGGATTATTTATTGCAGGAACATCAATTTTATCTCAATTTATCGGTGCAGCAAAATACGACAAAGCCTCGCAATATTCCTCTCAGCTTATTGCCATTGCAGTTGTGTGTGCTATTTGTTTTTCATTTGTAGGATATTTAATGAGCCCTGTTATAATAAATGTTATGGGAGCAAAGGGTGATTTGGCTCATTATAGTGAGATTTTTTTAAGGATAACTTTTTTAGATATGCCCTTTACCTTTTTATTTTTCTGCTTTAATGCCATTATGAGTTCACAAGGGAACACTTTAACACCTACTATATTAAGCTCTATAAGTGTTATTATAAATGCTATTTTAGACCCCATATTTATATTTAAATTTAATATGGGCATTGCAGGGGCCCCTATAGCTACTATTACATCAAAGGCTCTTCTTGCCGGCGCTGGATTATATATATTGCATAAATCCACTTCAAAAATAAAACCAAGCTTTAAAAACTTTAATTTTGATAAAAAAATATTAAATAAACTATTTAAGGTTGCCATACCATCTGCTATTGGACAAACAGGTTCAGCACTTGGTTTTATAATCCTTAATGGGTTTATTGTATCCTATGGAACTTCAACACTTGCTGCCTTTGGTATGGTGAATAGAATTACTTCGCTTATTATGCAACCTGCTATGGGAATTGGCGCTTCACTAACAGCTATTGTTGGACAAAATCTTGGCTCCGGTCAATTAGAACGGGTTAAAGAAGCTTTTGTTAAGGCTTTAAAACTTACCATAAGCATTTCAATTTTAGGATGTATAGTGCTTATATGGCAAGATAAACCAGTAGTAAATTTTTTTATACGCTCTAAGGATGACAATCGGGTAATATCTGAAGCTATTGTTTATTTAATTTATATTTCTTTTTCAATGCCCCTAATGGGTATATTCAGCGTATTTCAAGGTATATTTCAAGGATCCGGCCACACGAAATACTCCATGAATATGGAAATAAGTAGACTTTGGTTTGTAAGACTTCCTATGATATTGCTTTTTAAATATTTTACAACCGTTGGCTCCACGGGAATATGGATTTCTATGAGCTCAAGTAACTTAATTATCTGTTTGTATGGGTACTACCTCTATAGCAAGGGTGGATGGCAGGAAGCAATAATTAGAACTAATGATTAA
- a CDS encoding TIGR04540 family protein has protein sequence MRKVYKDPKALAACLKDLVDFYLDDVMTYEKLEEKINILINANEDRLYKDGNISLKISNVLGISRVEIINKVFSERQS, from the coding sequence ATGAGAAAAGTTTATAAGGACCCAAAAGCCTTAGCAGCGTGTTTAAAGGATTTAGTAGATTTTTATTTAGACGATGTTATGACATATGAGAAGCTAGAAGAAAAAATTAACATTTTAATTAATGCAAACGAGGATAGGCTTTATAAGGATGGAAACATATCTTTAAAAATATCTAATGTTTTAGGTATTTCTAGAGTAGAGATTATTAATAAGGTATTCTCAGAAAGACAAAGTTAA
- a CDS encoding EAL domain-containing protein has protein sequence MFQRFNFCKKDFTDFVLSTLKDIGLSPKLLLIEITETVLMESMDLVIKKLKILRNNNIRIALDDFGCGYSSLTYLKMLPINTIKIDKSFIDDIESEDDVKSMAGAIILLAKQLGLSVIGEGVETVDQLNYLKNNNCDMFQGYIACKPVPEIELTKLLKESLAS, from the coding sequence ATGTTTCAGCGCTTCAACTTTTGCAAAAAAGATTTTACAGATTTTGTCTTAAGTACTCTTAAGGATATTGGGCTTTCTCCGAAATTATTACTAATTGAGATTACAGAAACCGTATTGATGGAATCAATGGATTTGGTAATTAAAAAATTGAAGATATTAAGAAATAATAATATCAGAATAGCTTTGGATGATTTTGGATGTGGATATTCTTCGCTTACATATCTTAAGATGTTACCGATAAATACTATAAAAATAGATAAATCATTTATTGATGATATAGAGTCTGAAGATGATGTAAAAAGCATGGCAGGAGCTATAATTCTTTTAGCTAAGCAGTTAGGGTTAAGTGTTATCGGCGAAGGTGTGGAAACAGTTGATCAATTAAATTATTTAAAAAATAATAATTGCGATATGTTTCAAGGGTATATTGCATGTAAGCCCGTTCCTGAGATAGAACTAACTAAGCTACTAAAAGAGAGTTTGGCTAGCTAA
- a CDS encoding putative bifunctional diguanylate cyclase/phosphodiesterase, translating into MEIYSALIYFVIALIVFLLILVSVLSRNIYLRTKAEKELMIKNEEVTAIYEEMASSDEELKENLQVLIENQEQLRRSEQRYRIVAESTMDIIWEGDLVAKKRFFSEKLYDILGYKSWEMEPFNAWFDIVHPEDIERVKKNIKKQIQEKIAIESFEYRVKSKNECYKWLRSNTKCEFDENGSATVVFGAFTDITKIKDQQEKINYLAYYDSITGLPNRVKLCEIVTEEIEKCEETNKKFALFFMDLDNFKFVNDSYGHSTGDKLLVYVGERLSEIRNENTMAFRLGGDEFIILIKDTLDKSEVELYSKTLIETLATPTFINGNMFRITHSSGIVFYPSNGTTFEELLKNADTAMYKSKELGKNTHTFYKKTMGDTAMEKAKMQENLHRAIENDEFVLYYQPIIGVEQGGIHGFEALIRWRQPENGLIFPDKFIRAAEENGSIIQIGKWVIINACKYAKSVYDSGFTNFYVSVNVSALQLLQKRFYRFCLKYS; encoded by the coding sequence ATGGAGATTTATAGTGCATTAATATATTTTGTAATAGCTTTAATAGTTTTTCTCTTAATATTAGTTTCTGTTCTTTCAAGAAATATTTATCTGCGAACAAAGGCGGAGAAAGAACTTATGATAAAAAATGAAGAGGTTACAGCTATCTACGAGGAAATGGCTTCATCTGATGAAGAGTTAAAGGAAAATTTACAAGTATTAATAGAAAATCAAGAACAACTTAGGAGAAGTGAGCAAAGATATAGAATTGTAGCAGAGTCAACCATGGACATTATTTGGGAGGGCGACTTGGTTGCTAAAAAACGTTTTTTCTCTGAAAAACTGTATGATATTCTTGGTTATAAAAGTTGGGAGATGGAACCTTTTAATGCTTGGTTTGATATTGTTCATCCAGAAGATATTGAAAGGGTAAAGAAAAATATTAAAAAACAAATCCAAGAAAAAATTGCTATAGAATCTTTTGAATACAGAGTAAAGTCTAAAAATGAATGTTATAAATGGTTACGCTCCAATACTAAGTGTGAGTTTGATGAAAATGGATCTGCTACTGTAGTATTTGGAGCTTTTACTGATATTACTAAAATAAAAGACCAACAAGAAAAAATCAATTATCTAGCTTATTATGATTCTATAACAGGCCTTCCCAATAGAGTTAAGCTGTGTGAAATAGTAACTGAGGAAATTGAAAAATGCGAGGAGACCAATAAAAAATTTGCATTATTCTTTATGGATTTAGACAATTTTAAATTTGTGAATGATTCTTATGGTCATTCAACTGGAGACAAGCTTTTAGTTTATGTTGGTGAAAGATTGAGTGAAATCCGAAATGAAAATACAATGGCATTTAGGCTTGGAGGGGATGAATTCATCATTTTAATCAAAGATACTCTGGATAAGAGTGAAGTAGAACTCTATTCTAAAACTTTGATTGAGACCTTAGCCACTCCTACTTTTATTAATGGGAATATGTTTCGTATTACCCATAGTAGCGGAATTGTTTTTTATCCGAGCAACGGGACCACTTTTGAAGAACTTCTAAAAAATGCTGATACAGCTATGTATAAATCTAAAGAGTTAGGAAAAAACACACATACTTTTTACAAAAAAACAATGGGTGATACTGCAATGGAAAAAGCAAAAATGCAAGAAAATCTACATAGAGCTATAGAAAATGATGAGTTTGTGCTATATTACCAACCAATAATTGGTGTTGAACAAGGGGGTATTCATGGATTTGAAGCCCTGATTCGCTGGAGACAACCTGAAAACGGGCTTATTTTTCCTGATAAGTTTATCAGGGCGGCCGAAGAAAATGGGAGCATAATACAAATAGGGAAATGGGTGATTATTAATGCTTGTAAGTATGCAAAATCTGTTTATGACAGTGGCTTCACAAATTTTTATGTTTCTGTAAATGTTTCAGCGCTTCAACTTTTGCAAAAAAGATTTTACAGATTTTGTCTTAAGTACTCTTAA